One genomic region from Limnochordia bacterium encodes:
- the rsmA gene encoding 16S rRNA (adenine(1518)-N(6)/adenine(1519)-N(6))-dimethyltransferase RsmA, with protein sequence MESNLTSVSVIRKKLKQHQVYPSKKLGQNFLVDGNILDKIVDAVDPSKSDLVIEIGAGLGTLTKALAQRAGHVVTVEKDRRIIPLLEENLEGFSNITIVGEDILKLPISDLVLPGADYDIIKAVGNLPYYVTSPIIMHLLGARVELANITCMVQREVALRMIAKPNTKEYGVLSVAVQAKSRPELVCYVPRTVFYPKPEVDSAVIRLVPGGLSFPTDTHEEYFFRVVKAAFGQRRKIISNALRAGLGMSAERISQVLVQAAIDPNCRGETLSPEEFYQIAQVLLEET encoded by the coding sequence GTGGAAAGTAATCTCACTAGTGTTAGTGTGATCAGAAAAAAGTTGAAGCAACATCAAGTCTATCCAAGCAAGAAGCTCGGACAAAACTTTCTTGTGGATGGCAACATTTTGGACAAGATCGTCGATGCTGTAGACCCGTCTAAAAGCGATCTCGTAATCGAGATAGGTGCAGGACTGGGCACCTTAACCAAGGCCCTAGCACAAAGGGCCGGGCATGTGGTTACCGTGGAAAAGGATCGTCGGATTATTCCCCTCCTAGAAGAGAACCTCGAGGGTTTTTCCAACATCACCATCGTAGGGGAGGACATTCTAAAACTACCCATATCTGACCTTGTACTCCCGGGGGCGGATTATGATATAATCAAAGCTGTGGGGAATTTGCCCTACTATGTGACAAGCCCGATTATTATGCACTTGCTAGGTGCAAGGGTGGAACTGGCAAATATCACCTGCATGGTGCAAAGGGAAGTTGCATTAAGGATGATCGCAAAACCCAACACCAAGGAATATGGAGTGCTATCGGTGGCGGTACAAGCCAAGAGTAGACCTGAGCTTGTCTGTTATGTACCCCGGACGGTCTTCTACCCCAAGCCAGAGGTCGATTCAGCGGTGATTCGGCTTGTTCCCGGGGGCTTATCCTTCCCTACCGATACCCATGAGGAGTATTTCTTCCGTGTTGTTAAGGCGGCTTTTGGTCAGCGACGCAAGATTATCAGCAATGCGTTAAGAGCAGGCCTTGGCATGTCAGCAGAGAGGATTAGCCAAGTGCTTGTACAAGCAGCCATTGATCCTAATTGTCGGGGAGAAACCCTATCTCCAGAGGAATTTTATCAGATAGCACAGGTTTTACTAGAAGAGACTTAA
- a CDS encoding ribonuclease H-like YkuK family protein — MEFISPSYGSMEINGVFEQIIAYMQEMPTIKYRLIIGTDSQTRDDTCFVTAILIHREGRGGRYFYSREKHRYISSLRQRIFYETSRSLAVASQITALLAQNGFGDLNIEIHLDVGPNGETKELIREVVGMVVGSGFDAKIKPESYGASNVADKHTK, encoded by the coding sequence ATGGAGTTTATCAGTCCAAGTTACGGTTCAATGGAAATCAATGGGGTCTTTGAGCAGATTATTGCCTATATGCAAGAAATGCCCACCATAAAGTATCGGTTAATTATTGGTACGGATTCCCAAACCCGGGATGACACCTGCTTTGTGACAGCCATTCTTATTCACCGGGAAGGCCGCGGTGGGCGCTATTTCTACAGTCGTGAAAAACACCGCTACATTTCAAGTTTGCGTCAACGGATTTTCTACGAGACCTCCCGCAGCCTAGCTGTAGCCAGTCAGATTACCGCCCTTCTAGCCCAGAACGGCTTTGGGGATCTGAATATCGAGATCCATTTGGATGTGGGTCCTAATGGCGAGACTAAGGAATTAATCCGTGAAGTAGTCGGTATGGTGGTAGGTAGCGGGTTCGATGCAAAAATTAAGCCCGAGTCCTACGGCGCTTCCAATGTAGCGGATAAGCATACTAAGTGA
- a CDS encoding helix-turn-helix transcriptional regulator has translation MNQDLIRVGQRIRLLRMCRGLTLEELAEKSGLYPGYIGDIERGCGRNPSLKSLAKIALALDVELYELFEPECDSDTDKQLALSKLNAICCTQSTKDIEFIAELVTSLISWKNG, from the coding sequence ATGAATCAAGATCTGATTAGGGTGGGCCAACGTATCCGTTTACTGAGAATGTGTCGTGGTCTTACTCTGGAGGAACTAGCAGAGAAATCAGGGTTGTATCCCGGGTACATTGGGGATATTGAGCGGGGATGTGGCCGCAATCCTTCACTAAAAAGCCTTGCTAAAATCGCTTTGGCCTTAGATGTCGAATTGTACGAGCTTTTCGAGCCCGAATGTGATAGTGATACCGATAAGCAACTAGCCTTGTCAAAGCTAAATGCAATATGTTGTACCCAAAGCACCAAGGATATTGAATTCATCGCAGAGCTAGTCACATCACTCATCTCTTGGAAGAATGGCTAG
- a CDS encoding chemotaxis protein CheW, translated as MTEPRSQDQELQFVVFSLVDEEFAIDIMQVKEIIKMATITKLPQAPDYITGIINVRGEIIPVISLRQRFGIPRGEETPSTRIVIVESQGNLTGLIVDEVSEVLRLSQEAIEPPPQDVAGLRTEFIRGIGKIDGRILVILRLAQLLGSEEQLTIEAVRVQGE; from the coding sequence TTGACTGAGCCACGAAGCCAGGATCAGGAATTACAGTTTGTAGTGTTTTCGCTCGTAGACGAAGAGTTTGCCATTGACATTATGCAGGTCAAAGAGATTATCAAAATGGCTACTATTACGAAGTTGCCGCAGGCTCCGGATTATATTACAGGTATTATCAATGTACGGGGCGAGATCATCCCGGTCATTAGTTTACGGCAACGGTTTGGAATCCCAAGGGGCGAGGAAACCCCATCCACGCGGATTGTGATCGTTGAATCCCAAGGAAACTTAACTGGTTTGATCGTCGATGAAGTTTCCGAGGTACTACGGCTTTCGCAAGAGGCCATTGAGCCCCCTCCCCAAGATGTTGCGGGGTTGCGGACTGAGTTTATTAGAGGAATAGGTAAGATCGATGGTCGAATTCTAGTCATTTTGCGCTTGGCACAACTTTTAGGCAGCGAAGAGCAATTGACCATTGAGGCAGTAAGGGTACAGGGGGAATAA
- a CDS encoding methyl-accepting chemotaxis protein: MRFINDLPIGVKLLLTAGILFFGMIFIGYMGNKTLDTVGSSLDLAYEDNRIGDELLQAQLHLQQVRLGTALALIPDLGDSLSQFETLTNDSVAGFRQNLENYLTAEPIDAKEKDLRSVLGATLEAFEEQIDNLWEALHEQRSNSQSLSVLLHDTTDTADYAIETLTEITLLRDQYMEAEHENARLAKDANRRKVIAWTIILAVIGLSVSYIIIRTITTRLDELNEAAAEVAKGNFSVTRSASNYKDEIGQLGRSLQEMREGLRELVGQVIQVAREISGSSQQLAATAQETSALTQQFAAAVQQLAASTQQVSGNAQSVAAASVQGAQGSQSAHQQMLEAVNLMKDVQKAAALSIESVAELNEDAGQIYKIIDMITQIAEQTNLLALNAAIEAARAGEHGRGFAVVADEVRKLAEQSRQSAEEISILLEKVQKEAKTASENTEGAAQELDSGVETVDRINQLFAEVSASADIAASSIQEVSSASQEMAAGSQQIAGAVQKQSSAVEQVRDLAQNLASLGQQLDRSIESFTL; encoded by the coding sequence ATGAGATTTATAAATGACTTACCGATAGGAGTAAAATTACTGCTAACAGCGGGCATCCTATTTTTTGGCATGATCTTTATTGGATATATGGGCAATAAAACCCTTGATACAGTGGGGAGCAGCTTAGATCTTGCCTACGAAGATAATCGAATTGGTGATGAGCTCCTACAAGCACAACTGCACCTGCAACAAGTACGACTTGGAACAGCTTTGGCATTAATACCAGATCTTGGCGATAGCCTTTCACAGTTTGAAACCTTGACCAATGACAGCGTGGCGGGGTTTAGACAGAACCTAGAGAATTATCTTACGGCTGAGCCGATAGACGCAAAGGAAAAAGACTTACGAAGCGTTCTTGGGGCAACCCTCGAAGCCTTTGAAGAGCAGATCGATAATCTATGGGAGGCTTTGCATGAGCAGCGTAGTAACTCCCAATCCCTCTCTGTCTTGCTACACGACACTACAGACACCGCGGACTATGCCATAGAGACTCTAACGGAAATAACCCTGTTACGTGATCAGTACATGGAAGCGGAGCATGAAAATGCTAGGTTAGCTAAGGACGCCAATCGACGAAAAGTGATTGCTTGGACGATTATCTTAGCCGTCATCGGTCTAAGTGTATCATACATCATCATTAGAACCATCACTACCCGACTTGACGAGCTTAATGAGGCTGCCGCTGAGGTAGCCAAGGGCAATTTCAGTGTGACCCGTAGCGCCAGCAATTACAAGGACGAAATCGGTCAACTGGGGCGTTCGTTACAAGAAATGCGAGAAGGCCTTAGAGAACTGGTGGGTCAAGTCATCCAAGTGGCCCGGGAGATCTCCGGAAGTAGTCAACAGTTAGCTGCAACGGCCCAGGAGACCAGTGCCCTTACCCAACAATTTGCTGCCGCGGTTCAGCAGCTAGCTGCAAGTACACAACAAGTTAGCGGGAACGCCCAGTCGGTAGCTGCAGCATCGGTACAAGGGGCCCAAGGCTCTCAAAGTGCCCATCAACAGATGCTAGAGGCCGTGAACTTAATGAAAGATGTGCAGAAGGCAGCAGCCCTATCAATTGAATCTGTGGCTGAGCTTAACGAAGATGCCGGTCAGATCTACAAGATCATTGATATGATTACCCAAATTGCTGAGCAGACCAACCTCTTGGCGCTTAATGCCGCGATTGAAGCGGCTAGAGCCGGAGAACATGGACGAGGTTTTGCCGTGGTGGCCGATGAGGTACGGAAACTTGCGGAACAGTCCCGGCAATCAGCCGAGGAGATCAGCATACTCCTAGAAAAGGTCCAAAAAGAAGCGAAAACAGCCTCGGAAAACACAGAAGGAGCAGCCCAAGAGCTTGATTCCGGTGTAGAGACCGTAGATAGGATCAACCAACTCTTTGCAGAGGTATCAGCGTCCGCGGACATAGCAGCCAGCTCGATTCAAGAAGTTTCTTCGGCATCCCAAGAGATGGCCGCAGGTAGTCAACAGATCGCTGGGGCTGTGCAAAAACAATCCAGCGCTGTGGAGCAGGTGAGGGATCTAGCCCAAAACCTGGCCTCTTTGGGACAACAGCTGGACCGTTCGATCGAGTCCTTCACTTTGTAG
- a CDS encoding chemotaxis protein CheA, which produces MDLSEYQAMFTAEATEYLNALGDYLLLLEKNPHDQEVLAELFRAAHSLKGMSATVGLEDLSSLAHEMETLLDQFRKQTLSVSSQAITVLLQAVEAMENMLDKFSKDPSSYKPDPRRDLTDKIHAVIGDGDTAVYPDEEMPDVRLAQWEVELLQKTVTDGTIYRVDVHLVDNVRMKSVRAYTVHRALGELGEIVKSFPPVEDIEEERFGHSFGLVLVSSHPQEKVEHTLAGIPDLASFRVEILNFDQMEDDSQSDNTKDASPDKVIPKVRDFIRVDTQRIDALVNLTGELTITRNNIMELLDQTKDSDLVEAVRRLDRLTTDLYRGIMKLRMVPIRELFDRFPRMVRNFSIEHNKDVQLEMLGEDTELDRSIVNHLADPLVHLVRNAIDHGVESVDERVKKGKPSQAKVTLSAYQEGSYVVIEVKDDGAGIDVNRVREKAISNGLITKQQAQSLSEEDIVQYVFHAGLSTKKEVTDISGRGVGMDVVKKAVDSMKGSVYIDTRKDEYTQITIRLPLTLSITQALLVKEKDIHYAIPVDVVIENLRLRSKDIKQVYGQGMLNLRGEVIPIIPLQELLTGEKRDEGAVLSVVIVEANRQKLGLVVDQLLGQLEVVTKSLPRELLHHEGVAGATVLGSGEVALIIDVNNLLHTGRGRG; this is translated from the coding sequence GTGGATCTAAGCGAGTATCAGGCGATGTTTACTGCAGAAGCTACCGAATACCTAAATGCCCTTGGGGATTACCTCCTATTGCTGGAGAAAAACCCCCATGACCAGGAGGTTTTGGCTGAACTCTTTCGGGCTGCCCACAGCCTAAAGGGTATGTCGGCTACGGTTGGTTTGGAGGATCTATCATCTTTAGCCCATGAGATGGAGACTTTACTGGACCAGTTCCGCAAACAGACCCTAAGCGTCTCTTCTCAAGCAATCACCGTACTCTTGCAGGCCGTTGAAGCCATGGAGAATATGCTTGACAAATTCTCCAAGGATCCTAGCAGTTACAAACCGGATCCTAGAAGGGACCTAACGGATAAGATTCATGCCGTCATTGGAGATGGGGATACCGCCGTTTACCCGGATGAGGAAATGCCCGATGTTCGCTTAGCCCAATGGGAGGTAGAGCTCCTTCAAAAAACGGTCACCGATGGGACGATTTACCGTGTTGATGTGCACCTCGTCGATAATGTCCGCATGAAATCAGTGCGAGCCTATACAGTCCATCGTGCCCTAGGTGAACTTGGTGAGATCGTGAAAAGTTTTCCCCCCGTTGAAGATATTGAAGAAGAACGATTTGGCCATAGTTTCGGCCTGGTGTTGGTAAGCTCTCATCCCCAAGAGAAAGTCGAACATACCTTGGCAGGTATCCCGGATCTGGCTTCTTTTAGAGTGGAGATCCTAAACTTTGATCAGATGGAGGATGATTCCCAGTCAGACAATACCAAGGATGCCTCCCCGGACAAGGTTATTCCCAAAGTCCGGGACTTCATCCGGGTGGATACCCAGCGGATCGATGCACTGGTGAACTTGACTGGTGAGTTGACCATCACGCGTAATAACATTATGGAGCTCCTAGACCAAACGAAGGATAGCGACCTCGTAGAGGCAGTGCGACGCTTGGATCGCCTAACTACAGATTTGTACCGGGGGATTATGAAACTACGGATGGTACCGATTCGGGAACTATTCGATCGCTTTCCCCGCATGGTACGAAACTTTAGTATCGAGCATAACAAGGACGTACAATTGGAAATGCTCGGTGAGGATACCGAACTGGACCGGTCCATCGTGAATCATCTAGCCGATCCCTTGGTTCACCTAGTCCGCAATGCCATTGATCACGGTGTCGAATCGGTGGATGAGCGAGTGAAAAAGGGCAAGCCCAGCCAAGCCAAGGTAACCCTATCTGCTTATCAAGAGGGTAGCTATGTGGTGATCGAGGTCAAGGACGATGGAGCGGGTATCGATGTTAATCGTGTCCGGGAGAAGGCCATAAGCAATGGCCTAATCACTAAGCAACAGGCCCAGAGTTTGTCTGAGGAGGACATTGTCCAATACGTTTTTCATGCGGGTCTTAGCACCAAAAAAGAAGTAACAGATATTTCCGGACGCGGTGTTGGGATGGATGTGGTCAAGAAGGCAGTTGACTCCATGAAAGGTTCTGTGTATATTGACACTAGGAAAGATGAATATACCCAAATAACGATCAGACTGCCTTTAACCCTTTCGATCACCCAAGCCTTATTGGTAAAGGAAAAGGACATTCACTATGCAATACCTGTGGATGTGGTCATCGAAAACCTACGGCTCCGCAGCAAAGACATCAAGCAAGTTTACGGACAGGGAATGCTTAACCTCCGGGGCGAAGTCATTCCGATTATCCCTTTACAGGAACTTCTCACCGGGGAGAAGCGTGATGAGGGTGCGGTACTTTCAGTGGTAATCGTGGAGGCTAACCGGCAGAAACTTGGGCTGGTAGTGGATCAGCTTTTGGGGCAACTGGAGGTTGTCACTAAATCCTTGCCTCGGGAACTGTTGCATCACGAAGGTGTTGCGGGCGCAACAGTCCTCGGAAGTGGTGAAGTTGCCTTAATCATAGATGTGAACAATCTGTTACACACGGGTCGGGGGAGGGGATAA
- a CDS encoding response regulator, with protein MAKNVLIVDDTAFMRMMLKKILSQNGFNVVGEAGNGIEAIELYQELEPDIVTMDITMPKMDGITAITKIREQDPNALIIVCSAMGQKQMVIQALSSGAKDFIVKPFEEERVIEALGKALEG; from the coding sequence TTGGCTAAGAACGTACTTATTGTCGATGATACCGCTTTTATGCGCATGATGCTGAAGAAGATCCTAAGTCAAAATGGGTTCAATGTGGTGGGAGAAGCAGGCAATGGGATAGAAGCCATTGAGCTATACCAAGAGTTGGAACCAGATATTGTGACTATGGATATTACAATGCCTAAAATGGACGGCATCACTGCAATTACCAAAATACGAGAACAAGACCCCAATGCACTGATTATTGTCTGTAGCGCCATGGGTCAAAAGCAAATGGTTATTCAGGCGCTAAGTTCCGGTGCAAAAGACTTCATCGTCAAGCCTTTCGAAGAGGAACGAGTCATTGAGGCCTTGGGGAAGGCGTTAGAGGGCTAA
- a CDS encoding chemotaxis protein CheC, protein MNQELIKDAVMDMLLELSNIGTGNAATSLSRMFGNEAVGIEVPTSLLCPISKFAELLPNPEEEIVGTLRMIEGDVGAIAFIQSLHDALVMAGRLLDKHLQGLDELSRSAIDETSNIMTASFVNALADISDMQLVPAVAGMAIGPSAAVLNSILVESGTVSDQVIVVESVFLLEQYRATGHIVFLPESTFLDILIDKFRLE, encoded by the coding sequence ATGAACCAAGAGTTGATTAAAGATGCAGTAATGGATATGTTGCTTGAACTGAGCAACATAGGTACAGGAAACGCGGCCACATCCTTATCCCGCATGTTCGGAAATGAGGCGGTGGGTATTGAAGTACCCACATCCTTACTATGCCCCATCAGTAAGTTTGCTGAGCTTTTGCCTAACCCGGAAGAGGAAATTGTGGGGACGTTGCGGATGATTGAAGGGGATGTAGGTGCCATTGCGTTTATCCAATCTCTGCACGATGCTTTGGTGATGGCTGGTAGACTGCTAGACAAGCACCTTCAAGGACTGGATGAACTGTCCCGCTCAGCAATTGATGAGACCAGCAATATCATGACGGCCTCCTTCGTTAATGCCTTAGCGGACATCAGCGACATGCAGTTGGTGCCAGCGGTTGCAGGGATGGCTATCGGGCCAAGCGCGGCTGTACTCAACTCCATCTTAGTTGAAAGCGGTACTGTAAGTGATCAGGTTATCGTTGTTGAGTCGGTTTTCCTGCTTGAGCAATACCGGGCTACAGGCCACATTGTGTTTCTGCCAGAAAGCACCTTCCTGGATATCCTGATCGATAAGTTTAGACTGGAGTAG
- a CDS encoding chemotaxis protein CheD, with translation MEHLVGLGEYAIVKELGIIKTLGLGSCVGVALYDSINRVAGLSHIFLASANGREKHENPGKYADLALPLLYKQMLQQGAHPRTLYAKIAGGGQLFSGMEGPLLNVGEQNVLAVQTKLKELGVKVSGQDVGGNKGRSMSIDVATGLVIVNKAGEITTL, from the coding sequence ATGGAACACCTTGTTGGCTTGGGCGAGTATGCCATCGTTAAAGAACTGGGGATCATCAAGACTTTGGGTCTTGGCTCTTGTGTCGGTGTGGCATTATACGATAGTATTAATAGAGTAGCAGGATTATCCCATATCTTTTTAGCCAGTGCAAATGGCCGGGAGAAACACGAAAACCCGGGGAAGTATGCGGACCTTGCACTGCCCCTTCTCTATAAGCAAATGTTGCAGCAAGGAGCTCATCCGAGGACCTTATATGCAAAAATAGCGGGCGGGGGTCAGCTATTTTCGGGGATGGAAGGCCCCCTACTTAATGTGGGGGAGCAAAACGTTTTGGCAGTGCAAACCAAACTGAAGGAATTAGGAGTCAAGGTGTCCGGTCAAGACGTGGGTGGGAATAAAGGACGCTCCATGTCGATCGATGTGGCTACGGGACTGGTGATCGTGAACAAAGCAGGTGAGATTACCACTCTGTAG
- a CDS encoding chemotaxis response regulator protein-glutamate methylesterase, which translates to MSTKVRVMVVDDSAFMRRLISDLLEKDPDLEVVSTAANGLEFLDKVRQVKVDVVTLDVHMPGMDGITALGEMMKTRPIPVVLLSSVTKEGSDITTEGLLLGAVDFLTKPIAWDNIEQFRDQLILKVKTAATANMTGLVGGLPTKPLPSVRACADGAARLIAIGSSTGGPRALEILLAGLAPDLPAGIIISQHMPGQFTASLAQRLNDTCPLEVREAKTGDTLNQGLALLTPGDYHMRVTNRCSVELTTEEKDTHIRPSIDVMISSAAQVYGPQMVAVILTGMGRDGAAGCVQAKRAGGLVVAQDEATSVVYGMPKAVKENGTAHLSLPINGIAEFLNWYIKGLEKGDSPKLNRLPYLTER; encoded by the coding sequence TTGTCAACCAAGGTTAGGGTAATGGTAGTAGATGACTCTGCCTTTATGCGCCGGCTCATTTCAGATCTGTTGGAAAAGGATCCAGATCTGGAGGTCGTTTCCACCGCCGCCAACGGGCTGGAGTTTTTAGATAAAGTTCGTCAAGTTAAGGTTGATGTGGTGACACTAGATGTTCATATGCCAGGGATGGATGGAATCACCGCCCTGGGCGAAATGATGAAAACAAGACCAATCCCTGTGGTTTTACTAAGCAGTGTCACCAAGGAAGGCAGTGATATTACTACCGAAGGTCTCCTCCTTGGAGCCGTAGATTTCTTAACGAAACCGATTGCCTGGGATAATATCGAGCAGTTTAGGGATCAACTTATCCTAAAAGTTAAGACAGCTGCCACTGCGAATATGACCGGGTTAGTGGGGGGACTACCGACAAAACCCCTTCCGTCGGTACGCGCTTGTGCCGATGGAGCAGCCCGGCTTATTGCCATTGGTTCCTCAACTGGGGGGCCGCGGGCTTTGGAGATTTTGCTTGCGGGGTTAGCACCGGATCTTCCTGCCGGTATAATTATCAGCCAGCACATGCCCGGTCAGTTTACCGCATCTTTGGCGCAACGACTAAACGATACTTGCCCCCTAGAGGTGAGGGAGGCAAAGACCGGTGATACCCTCAACCAGGGGCTTGCACTACTGACCCCGGGGGATTATCATATGCGAGTTACCAATCGCTGTTCGGTAGAGCTTACCACCGAGGAGAAGGATACGCACATTCGGCCTTCAATCGATGTGATGATCTCCTCGGCGGCACAGGTATACGGTCCGCAGATGGTGGCTGTCATCCTCACTGGGATGGGCCGGGATGGAGCAGCTGGATGTGTCCAGGCTAAGCGAGCGGGAGGATTGGTGGTGGCACAGGATGAGGCAACTTCGGTTGTATATGGGATGCCTAAGGCAGTAAAGGAAAATGGTACGGCCCATCTTAGTCTGCCGATCAATGGAATAGCGGAGTTCTTGAATTGGTATATCAAGGGCTTGGAGAAGGGAGATTCCCCAAAACTAAACAGATTACCCTATCTAACCGAAAGATAA
- the flgM gene encoding flagellar biosynthesis anti-sigma factor FlgM: MKVEKTTLAGVEPIAQRQALSKGKPNQRVQEQNSDRVSISEGAKRLLAKTPATSVDESGKVEAIKEKVDAGKYILDPEKIAGSIIDFFR, from the coding sequence ATGAAGGTTGAGAAAACAACTTTAGCTGGTGTTGAGCCGATTGCCCAAAGGCAAGCCCTAAGCAAAGGTAAGCCTAATCAAAGGGTTCAAGAGCAAAACAGCGATCGGGTATCCATTTCTGAAGGAGCAAAACGGCTGTTGGCAAAAACTCCGGCCACTTCAGTAGATGAGTCCGGTAAAGTAGAAGCGATCAAGGAAAAAGTCGATGCTGGCAAGTATATACTGGATCCAGAGAAGATCGCCGGTAGCATCATCGATTTTTTTAGGTAA
- the fliJ gene encoding flagellar export protein FliJ gives MRSFQFSLDKLLQLHEAEKKQKQAETAKALLAVEKKAQRIAKLHQDRQDAFNCKEESSVVYMQLNSDYRQGLSRALTRAHQELEVAALTHEQQQDQLQQTTKNCKVLALLKERQREMHRKAMQRQEQKMLDEFASFARVRGERG, from the coding sequence ATGCGCTCCTTTCAGTTTTCTTTAGACAAACTTCTCCAACTACATGAAGCGGAGAAGAAACAAAAACAGGCCGAGACAGCCAAGGCCCTATTGGCTGTCGAAAAGAAAGCCCAACGTATAGCCAAGTTGCATCAAGACCGGCAGGATGCCTTCAACTGTAAGGAGGAATCCTCCGTTGTGTATATGCAGCTTAATAGCGATTATAGGCAGGGGCTTAGCCGCGCTCTAACGCGGGCTCATCAAGAGCTGGAAGTAGCGGCTTTAACCCACGAACAACAGCAGGATCAACTACAACAGACCACAAAGAACTGTAAGGTTTTGGCCTTACTCAAGGAACGACAACGGGAAATGCATAGAAAGGCGATGCAAAGGCAAGAGCAGAAGATGCTTGATGAATTTGCCAGCTTTGCTAGAGTACGTGGCGAGAGAGGATAG
- a CDS encoding HD-GYP domain-containing protein, translating into MERLPIDEVRPGMYLVRSIEDSTGRVLLKAGTQLTERYIQRIYELGYPSIYVGEPWEAEIEVIQPVSNQTKTRVTSSLRDLFTKRGPEQLTDLTEVEQSVNALVDELLVNQSIVFSLSEIRNHDNYTFLHCVDCCVVSVLMARSLRLPTRDIRIVGMGAALHDIGKTLVSQEILCKPARLTKEEYQIVKEHARDGYQMLVQRSSLDYRAAIVALQHHERIDGTGYPAGIQGRDTHIFSRIVAVADVFDAITSDRVYRKGLGFSQARKFLNDNQHQFDESVLSALSEYVAEYPVGAYVKLDSGELGVVIRLNWEHQDQPVVNLIADPTGNRYKKPITVNLASDGRRINEEVISLRDSQASF; encoded by the coding sequence TTGGAACGCTTGCCCATTGACGAGGTACGGCCTGGTATGTATCTGGTCCGCTCCATTGAGGACAGTACCGGGAGGGTGCTACTAAAGGCCGGCACACAATTAACTGAAAGATATATCCAAAGAATCTATGAGCTAGGTTATCCTTCGATTTATGTTGGTGAGCCCTGGGAGGCAGAGATTGAGGTGATCCAGCCCGTCTCCAATCAGACGAAGACCCGGGTGACTAGCTCCCTACGTGATCTGTTTACCAAACGGGGCCCGGAGCAGTTGACGGATCTGACTGAGGTAGAGCAGTCAGTAAACGCTCTTGTGGACGAGCTTTTGGTGAACCAGTCCATTGTTTTCAGCCTATCTGAGATCCGGAATCACGACAACTACACATTCTTGCATTGTGTTGATTGCTGTGTTGTTTCTGTACTCATGGCCCGCTCTCTGCGGTTGCCAACTAGGGATATCCGCATAGTAGGTATGGGGGCTGCCTTACATGACATCGGCAAGACCTTGGTTTCCCAGGAAATCCTGTGTAAACCGGCAAGACTGACAAAAGAAGAATACCAAATTGTCAAAGAACATGCCCGAGACGGTTACCAGATGCTTGTCCAACGTAGTTCTTTGGATTACCGGGCGGCGATTGTGGCTCTCCAACACCATGAGCGGATCGATGGCACGGGTTACCCTGCTGGTATACAGGGCAGGGACACTCATATCTTCAGTCGTATTGTTGCTGTTGCTGATGTGTTTGATGCTATCACATCTGATCGGGTTTACCGAAAAGGGTTGGGTTTCTCTCAAGCCAGGAAGTTCCTCAACGACAACCAACACCAATTTGATGAAAGCGTGCTCTCGGCCCTTAGCGAGTATGTGGCTGAGTATCCGGTTGGAGCCTACGTCAAGTTAGATTCAGGAGAGCTTGGTGTTGTCATTCGCCTGAATTGGGAGCATCAGGATCAGCCTGTTGTTAATCTAATCGCTGACCCTACGGGTAATAGGTACAAGAAACCTATCACCGTCAATCTTGCCTCTGACGGACGCAGAATCAATGAAGAAGTCATCTCCCTACGAGATTCACAAGCATCTTTCTAA